Proteins from a single region of Sphingomonas swuensis:
- the secF gene encoding protein translocase subunit SecF translates to MKLLKLVPDNTNIDFMRWRNLALILSILVTAASLTLVAVKGLNLGIDFVGGQVVRATFAQPVDIEDLRGRMNALNVGEASIQDFGDSRTYQVRLPSPPGDAAESARIVGEVRTALTQQYPGVKVGAGEAVSGKVSGELAQDGLLAISLAMLGIAIYIWFRFEWQFGIGALVTLFHDVSMILGFFALTQLQVDLNIVAAFLAVVGYSLNDTVVIYDRIRENMRKYRKMQIVQLLNLSLNETLSRTMVTSGSIMLALLMLLIFGPDVIFGLTVAILLGTFVGTYSSIYISAPILVWLGVKPDSFLRVEEKSTELRGSDGAMV, encoded by the coding sequence ATGAAACTCCTCAAGCTCGTCCCGGACAACACCAACATCGACTTCATGCGGTGGCGCAACCTCGCGCTCATCCTGTCGATCTTGGTCACCGCCGCCAGCCTCACGCTGGTCGCGGTCAAGGGCCTCAACCTCGGCATCGACTTCGTCGGCGGCCAGGTCGTTCGCGCGACCTTCGCCCAGCCGGTCGACATCGAGGACCTGCGCGGGCGGATGAATGCGCTCAACGTCGGCGAGGCGAGCATCCAGGACTTCGGCGACAGCCGGACCTACCAGGTGCGCCTGCCGAGCCCTCCGGGCGACGCCGCCGAATCCGCTCGGATCGTCGGCGAAGTCCGGACCGCGCTGACGCAGCAATATCCCGGCGTGAAGGTCGGCGCCGGCGAGGCCGTGTCGGGCAAGGTCTCGGGCGAACTCGCGCAGGATGGCCTTCTCGCCATCAGCCTCGCGATGCTTGGCATCGCGATCTACATCTGGTTCCGGTTCGAATGGCAGTTCGGAATCGGAGCCCTGGTCACGCTGTTCCACGACGTCAGCATGATCCTCGGCTTCTTCGCCTTGACCCAGCTGCAGGTCGACCTCAACATCGTCGCCGCCTTCCTGGCGGTCGTTGGCTACTCGCTCAACGACACGGTCGTCATCTACGACCGGATCCGCGAGAACATGCGCAAGTATCGCAAGATGCAGATCGTGCAGTTGCTGAACCTGTCGCTCAACGAGACGCTCAGCCGGACCATGGTCACTTCGGGATCGATCATGCTCGCGCTGCTGATGCTGCTCATCTTCGGCCCCGACGTGATCTTCGGCCTCACCGTCGCCATCCTGCTCGGGACGTTCGTCGGCACCTATTCGTCGATCTACATCTCGGCGCCGATCCTCGTCTGGCTCGGGGTCAAGCCCGATAGCTTCCTTCGGGTCGAGGAGAAGAGCACCGAACTGCGCGGCAGCGACGGGGCGATGGTGTAA
- a CDS encoding outer membrane protein assembly factor BamD translates to MLKPTRPLVLLLSLAVVLPVAGCAANKTKGDTAYVARDVNTLYSLAKARLDRRDYPTAAKLFDEVERQHPYSVWARRAQMMSAFSYYMAESYPEAVSSAQRFLTIHPGNKDAPYANYLIAMSYYNQISDVTRDQKITGQAGDAFQELIRRYPESRYAADARLKLDLINDQLAGKEMEVGRYYQRSGNWLASVNRFREVVDKYQTTTHTPEALMRLTESYLALGIPAEAVKSAATLGRNYPGTVWYERAYSLVRKHVPSTPQSAA, encoded by the coding sequence ATGCTGAAGCCCACCCGTCCGCTCGTCCTCCTCCTCAGCCTCGCGGTGGTACTCCCGGTCGCGGGTTGCGCCGCCAACAAGACCAAGGGCGACACGGCCTACGTCGCCCGCGACGTCAACACGCTCTACTCGCTGGCGAAGGCGCGGCTCGACCGCCGCGACTATCCGACCGCGGCCAAGCTGTTCGACGAGGTCGAGCGCCAGCATCCCTATTCGGTCTGGGCCCGCCGCGCGCAGATGATGAGCGCGTTCAGCTACTATATGGCCGAATCCTATCCCGAAGCGGTGAGCTCGGCCCAGCGCTTCCTCACCATTCATCCGGGCAACAAGGACGCGCCTTACGCCAACTATCTGATTGCGATGAGCTACTACAATCAGATCAGTGACGTGACCCGCGACCAGAAGATCACCGGCCAGGCCGGCGATGCCTTCCAGGAACTGATCCGCCGCTATCCCGAGAGCCGCTACGCCGCCGATGCGCGCCTGAAGCTCGACCTCATCAACGACCAGCTCGCCGGCAAGGAGATGGAGGTCGGCCGCTACTACCAGCGCTCGGGCAACTGGCTCGCCAGCGTGAACCGCTTCCGCGAGGTGGTCGACAAGTATCAGACCACCACCCACACTCCCGAAGCGCTGATGCGCCTGACCGAGAGCTATCTCGCGCTCGGCATTCCCGCCGAGGCGGTGAAGTCGGCGGCGACTCTCGGCCGCAACTATCCGGGGACCGTCTGGTACGAGCGGGCGTACAGCCTCGTGCGCAAGCACGTGCCGAGCACGCCGCAGAGCGCAGCCTGA